From Miscanthus floridulus cultivar M001 chromosome 15, ASM1932011v1, whole genome shotgun sequence, the proteins below share one genomic window:
- the LOC136507001 gene encoding protein LIFEGUARD 2-like, whose amino-acid sequence MFPMLKYREKHPRNLVLLALFTLCCSLSIAVSASSTLGYGDIRKPPLDIGNYQYMMEDMAVLPDITFLCLTVMANGHAFEASAFHVLRLSTDLLPAGKGGQLAMTIYGFLATLVFSGFIVYDTHMLLKRHTFNEYVVAAISRYLDVINLFMAQMSLSSWIS is encoded by the exons ATGTTCCCCATGCTCAAGTACAGGGAGAAGCACCCCAGGAACCTCGTCCTACTCGCCCTATTCACGCTCTGCTGCAGCCTCAGTATCGCTGTGTCCGCATCCTCCACTCTCG GTTATGGTGATATCAGGAAACCACCATTG GATATAGGGAACTATCAATACATGATGGAAGACATGGCAGTGCTCCCTGACATTACATTTTTGTGCCTGACGGTCATGGCAAATGGACATGCCTTTGAGGCCAGCGCATTCCATGTTCTCAGATTGTCTACTG ATCTGCTTCCCGCTGGGAAGGGTGGCCAGCTGGCCATGACCATCTACGGGTTCCTAGCCACCCTGGTGTTCTCGGGCTTCATCGTCTACGACACCCACATGCTGCTCAAGCGCCACACCTTCAACGAGTACGTGGTCGCCGCCATCTCCCGCTACCTGGACGTCATCAACCTCTTCATGGCCCAAATGTCGCTCTCCTCGTGGAtttcttaa